A region from the Lentisphaera profundi genome encodes:
- a CDS encoding phosphomannomutase CpsG (capsular polysaccharide biosynthesis protein; catalyzes the formation of D-mannose 6-phosphate from alpha-D-mannose 1-phosphate), translating into MSINLSSFTPYDLRAKLGEQLNEEVAQAIGYAYAKVTKAKSVCVGGDIRLSSESLKNALAIGLSQAGCRVIDLGLTGTEEMYFATVHYKLDGGIQVTASHNPKNYNGMKFVAKNATPIGRENGLEEIRVLAENILNNYQTSLTNQNLGPIEKHSCLEHYIKHLFTFIDLTKLRPMRLLMNAGNGAAGHVIDAIEQHFQNHDIPIDLIKINNHPDGNFPKGVPNPLLHDCREETSHAVIDHQCDLGIAWDGDFDRCFFFDSKGLFIEGYFIVGLLAEAFLSHDPKQTILHDPRLTWNTIDLVKEAGGKAFPSKTGHAFIKNDMRQRDAVYGGEMSAHHYFRDFFYCDSGMVPWLLVIELLSTKQQNLHNLLKGRIALFPNPGEINFIIEEKEKAIAEVENFFRDQDEKAINIEYFDGLNVEFKNWRFNLRCSNTEALVRLNIETRADPQLLEDKLTLLKCLLNKWIKK; encoded by the coding sequence ATGAGCATAAACTTAAGCAGTTTCACCCCTTACGACTTAAGGGCTAAACTTGGCGAACAACTTAACGAAGAGGTTGCTCAAGCTATTGGCTACGCCTATGCAAAAGTCACCAAGGCTAAAAGCGTTTGCGTTGGCGGAGATATTCGCCTCAGCTCAGAATCATTAAAAAATGCCCTGGCTATAGGCCTAAGCCAAGCGGGTTGCCGCGTCATCGACCTCGGCTTGACTGGCACTGAAGAAATGTACTTTGCCACAGTTCATTACAAGTTAGATGGTGGCATTCAAGTCACTGCTAGCCACAACCCAAAAAATTATAATGGTATGAAGTTCGTCGCAAAAAATGCAACACCCATTGGTAGAGAAAACGGTCTAGAAGAAATTCGCGTGTTGGCTGAAAATATCCTCAATAACTATCAAACATCACTAACTAATCAAAACTTAGGTCCGATTGAGAAGCACAGCTGTCTTGAGCATTACATAAAGCATCTTTTTACTTTTATTGATCTCACAAAATTACGTCCCATGCGACTACTGATGAATGCCGGCAATGGTGCCGCAGGTCATGTCATCGATGCCATTGAGCAACATTTTCAAAATCATGATATCCCTATTGACTTAATCAAAATCAATAATCATCCCGATGGCAACTTCCCAAAAGGCGTGCCCAACCCTCTCCTACACGATTGCCGTGAAGAAACTAGTCATGCCGTCATTGACCATCAATGTGATTTAGGTATTGCTTGGGATGGTGATTTTGATCGATGCTTTTTCTTTGACTCAAAAGGACTCTTTATTGAGGGTTACTTTATTGTAGGCCTCTTGGCTGAAGCCTTCTTGAGTCACGATCCCAAGCAAACGATTCTCCATGACCCACGATTGACTTGGAATACCATTGACCTCGTCAAAGAAGCCGGCGGCAAGGCCTTTCCAAGTAAAACTGGCCATGCCTTTATCAAAAACGACATGCGTCAACGAGATGCCGTTTATGGCGGTGAAATGTCTGCTCATCATTATTTCAGAGATTTCTTTTATTGCGATAGTGGCATGGTTCCTTGGTTATTAGTTATTGAATTGCTCTCCACCAAGCAGCAGAATTTACATAACTTATTAAAGGGTAGAATTGCTCTGTTCCCTAATCCCGGAGAAATAAATTTCATTATCGAAGAAAAAGAAAAGGCTATTGCTGAGGTCGAGAACTTTTTCCGTGATCAAGATGAAAAAGCCATAAATATCGAATACTTTGATGGCTTAAATGTAGAATTTAAAAATTGGCGCTTCAATTTGCGTTGCTCCAATACCGAAGCTCTAGTGAGACTTAACATAGAGACTCGTGCCGACCCACAATTACTCGAAGACAAACTGACGCTCTTAAAATGCCTTTTGAATAAATGGATAAAAAAATGA
- a CDS encoding mannose-1-phosphate guanylyltransferase/mannose-6-phosphate isomerase, whose protein sequence is MKKLHTVIMSGGAGTRLWPLSRSHYPKQFHVLSGNDTMVQQTAARLDGLKELGSTLVVANEDHRFLVAEQLKHLDNLSIILEPCARNTAPAVALAAFELETLDPQSLMLVLSADHIIRDEDAFRNTVELSRLQAENGSIVTYGIVPDYPATGYGYIQKGEENAPQIFKVDEFVEKPNADRASEYLASGEFLWNSGMFLIRTDIYLEELNKFRPDIFQACKASITQAQRDPDFIRPHKASFEKCPKDSIDYAVMEKSALVCVTPLDAQWSDVGSWSELAKSSKSDLNGNNIIGDAILINTQDTYVKSEKRLIATAGLSNLVIIDTEDAILVADKNASQEIKQIVEQLKASNRPEADTFPSQLD, encoded by the coding sequence ATGAAAAAACTCCATACTGTTATTATGTCCGGTGGCGCCGGCACTCGCCTTTGGCCTTTATCCAGATCACACTACCCCAAACAATTTCATGTACTCTCGGGTAATGATACCATGGTACAACAAACTGCGGCACGACTTGATGGCTTAAAAGAACTAGGCTCCACTTTAGTCGTAGCTAACGAAGATCATCGCTTTTTAGTTGCCGAACAATTAAAGCACTTAGATAATCTATCCATAATACTTGAACCCTGTGCTCGCAATACAGCTCCCGCAGTAGCTTTAGCTGCCTTTGAATTAGAGACACTTGATCCTCAAAGCCTGATGTTAGTTCTCTCTGCTGATCATATCATTCGTGATGAAGATGCCTTTCGCAATACAGTAGAACTCTCACGTCTTCAAGCCGAAAATGGCTCAATCGTGACCTATGGCATTGTTCCTGATTACCCCGCAACGGGATATGGTTATATCCAAAAAGGCGAAGAAAATGCTCCTCAAATTTTTAAAGTTGATGAATTTGTAGAAAAACCCAATGCGGATCGCGCGAGTGAATATTTAGCTAGTGGTGAATTCCTATGGAATTCCGGCATGTTCCTGATTAGGACTGATATTTATTTAGAGGAACTCAATAAATTCCGTCCCGACATTTTTCAAGCTTGTAAAGCTTCTATCACCCAAGCTCAACGCGATCCTGATTTCATCCGCCCACACAAGGCGAGTTTTGAAAAATGCCCGAAAGATTCAATTGATTATGCCGTCATGGAAAAATCTGCACTCGTTTGTGTCACTCCCCTTGATGCTCAATGGTCAGACGTGGGCTCATGGTCAGAACTGGCAAAAAGTAGTAAAAGTGACCTCAATGGTAACAACATCATTGGCGATGCCATCCTTATCAATACTCAAGACACCTATGTAAAATCAGAGAAACGCCTCATTGCAACTGCAGGGCTTTCCAATTTAGTCATTATCGACACCGAAGATGCTATCTTAGTCGCCGATAAAAATGCTTCACAAGAAATTAAACAAATCGTCGAACAGCTAAAGGCTAGTAATCGCCCCGAAGCCGACACTTTCCCCTCTCAGCTAGATTAA
- the fcl gene encoding GDP-L-fucose synthase yields the protein MSPDSKIYIAGHKGMVGSAIQRQLEALGFNNIITRSRQELDLLNQAAVAEFFIQEKPAQVYLAAAKVGGIVGNNTYPAQFIYENLTIQNHIIHNAYLNGCKKLIFLGSSCIYPKMAPQPMVETELLQGSLEPTNEPYAIAKIAGIKTCESYNRQYGVDYRSVMPTNLYGTNDNFHPQNSHVIPAMLRRFHEATESNASEVVVWGTGKPMREFLHVDDMAAASIFVAQLAHDKYEALVDPRCSHINVGSGIDCTIRELAETIAKVVGFKGDLVFDISKPDGAPRKLMNVDRLKDLGWSSQISLEEGLQQTYSWFLENALQLREA from the coding sequence ATGTCTCCAGATTCAAAGATTTATATCGCCGGCCATAAAGGCATGGTGGGCTCAGCCATCCAACGCCAACTCGAAGCCTTAGGCTTTAATAATATTATCACTCGAAGTCGCCAAGAACTCGACCTTTTAAATCAAGCTGCTGTAGCTGAATTTTTTATCCAAGAAAAACCTGCTCAAGTTTATTTAGCGGCCGCAAAAGTGGGTGGTATCGTAGGTAACAATACTTACCCAGCGCAATTCATTTATGAAAATCTTACGATCCAAAATCACATTATTCACAATGCTTATTTAAATGGCTGTAAAAAGCTCATCTTCCTTGGTTCTTCATGCATCTACCCAAAAATGGCCCCCCAACCAATGGTGGAAACTGAACTCCTTCAAGGTAGCCTAGAACCCACGAATGAGCCCTATGCTATTGCTAAAATTGCCGGCATTAAAACCTGCGAATCTTATAACCGTCAATATGGTGTTGATTACCGCTCTGTCATGCCCACTAATCTCTATGGAACTAACGACAACTTCCATCCTCAAAATAGTCATGTGATTCCTGCCATGTTACGCAGGTTTCATGAAGCAACCGAAAGCAATGCAAGTGAAGTCGTCGTCTGGGGCACAGGCAAGCCTATGCGCGAGTTCCTTCATGTCGATGACATGGCCGCTGCTTCTATTTTTGTTGCTCAATTAGCTCACGACAAATATGAAGCATTAGTAGATCCTCGTTGTTCACACATAAATGTTGGCTCTGGTATAGATTGCACTATTCGTGAACTAGCCGAAACCATTGCTAAAGTTGTGGGCTTCAAGGGTGATTTAGTTTTCGATATTTCAAAACCTGATGGTGCACCCAGAAAGTTAATGAACGTGGACCGCTTAAAGGACTTAGGTTGGTCTTCCCAAATCTCACTCGAAGAAGGTTTACAACAAACCTATTCCTGGTTTCTAGAAAATGCGCTACAGCTACGAGAAGCTTAA
- a CDS encoding peptidylprolyl isomerase, with amino-acid sequence MKSAMARHILVKQKLEAEDLLKKLRAGADFAKFARKFSKCNSAKRGGDLGELKPGQLVPTINKIVFNSELNVIHGPVKTKFGYHLVEVYYRD; translated from the coding sequence ATGAAATCGGCCATGGCTCGTCATATACTTGTTAAGCAAAAGCTAGAAGCGGAAGATTTATTGAAAAAGCTTCGAGCTGGCGCGGACTTTGCTAAATTCGCAAGAAAATTTTCTAAATGTAATTCAGCAAAGCGCGGTGGAGATCTCGGGGAATTAAAGCCTGGGCAACTGGTGCCGACGATTAATAAAATCGTGTTCAACAGTGAACTTAATGTGATTCATGGTCCCGTAAAAACAAAATTTGGTTATCACTTAGTAGAGGTCTATTACCGCGATTGA